TTCGACGCATGGACACAACGGCCATTCCTATTCGTACGGATCAGCCTTATGTCGAACCACTCGTTCGGTTCTTCCGCGATCGAGAGCGACGCCGGTAGAGGTGGTGTGCAATGATGGTGCGGCCGCAACCACGTCAAATCAGCCGGCGCCCCAAGCCGAATTCAGGGCGTCTACCTGCCGATTGGCGGTTACGCATGGTCCTCGCGGCATGTTTCGCGGGTTCGCTGGCAATCATTGGTGGATGCGGTGGAAAGCAGCCGGCGGCTGAGAACGAATCGAAGCCGCTGGAACTCGCGGCGAAATCAACGGACGGCGCCGTGGAACTCCGCCTGACGGTTTCACCGGCCGAGCTGACGGCGGGACAGTCGGCAACCGTAACGGTCGAAGCTGTGGCCGACGCGCGGTATGTCGTGACGCTATCTGACTACGCCGTTGCGCTGGGGCAGAGCGAGCACGCCTACGATTGGCGGGTTACACGGCAGGAGCGGCAATCCAGTCTGCCGGTCGGAGAGGACCGGCTTGCGTGGCGACAAACGTACCAGATCGAATTCCTGCTGCCCGGCGAATACGAATTGCCCGCGGCCACGCTGTACTATGCGCCTCCGATCGGCAAGGGCGAGGAAGGTGAGTTGCAGACGCTGAAGACGGGGGCGGCCGATGTCACCGTGGTTGATGCCGGCGGCACGGCAACCGCCGAGGCTGAACTCCGCAAGATCCTCGTGCTCGACCCCGTGGAGCTACCCCCGCGATGGAGCCGGTGGTGGTGGCTTGGGCCGTTGCTGGCGATCGGTGCCGTTGCGATCAGCGGAGCGCTTATTTTCCTGCTCTCGCGATGGCTTCCGGCGCTGCGGCGGTGGCTGGAGGGCATGCGAACGCGCGTGACCGGCGTGGCCGCGCCCGCCGAGCCGGCTCCACCCGCGCACGTCTGGGCACGTCAGAGGCTGGCTGAGTTGCTCGCCCGCGATTACCTCACGCGCGAGATGTTCCGCGAATTTCACTACGAGCTCAGCGATATCGTCCGCGGGTATATCGAACGGCGGTTCCACGTCAGCGCTCCGGAAATGACCACGGAGGAGTTCCTTGCCGCGGCCGCAATGGACGGCCGCTTCGGAATGGAGCTTTCCGACGAGTTGGGACGGTTTCTCGAAGCGTGCGATCTGGTGAAATATGCCGCCTATCGCCCGGGTCGGGCGCAGGCCGAGGCACTGGTCTCTGCAGCGAATGAGTTTGTTGATCGTACAACGGCAGTCCAGCCAATTGCAGAAGGAAACGGCCGCGCTCCACACCGTGATATCGCGGCGGCGCGATGAGGCCAAAGACCGGATATGTGGTCGAGGGTGATTGAGTTTCTTCAGGATCGCTTCGCACCGGGACCGTTGTTCGCCTGGTTGTGCGTGGGGTTCCTCGTGGCTATCCCGCTGATCTGGCTGCGCGCCCGGTGGTTGCGTACGCGGGCGACGATGCGATACAGCGGAACGCCCTTCCTGCGCACGATTGGATCGACCTGGATCACCCGTCTGCGAAGCCTGCCGCTGCTCTTGAGGACTTTGGCAATCGTCGCATTGGTTGTCGCTCTCGCCCGCCCTCAGGCAGGAGGAGAGTATCGTGCCACGCGCGAGGGCATCGCGATCCAGATGGTGCTTGATGTGTCGGGCAGCATGGCTACGGAGGACTTCGTCATCGACCAGCGTCGCGTGCGGCGGCTCGACGCGGTCAAACGCGTATTCGAAGATTTTGTCCTGGGTCGAGGGCCTCTGCCCGGGCGCGAGAATGATCTCATCGGCATGACCACCTTCGCGATGTACGCCGACACGCGATGCCCGCTCACGCTCGACCACGGCAGCCTCATCGACTTGCTGCATGCCACGGAGATTCCCGGATGGGTGAACGGGCGACAGGTTCGGGACGACCCCGAGGCGGAGAACACGGCGCTGGGCGATGCAATTGTCAAGGCGACCGACGATCTCCGCCGTGCAGGAGAGCTGGCCGCCGCCGGCGTACCCGGCGCGGAACCGGCCAAGAGCCGCATCATGATTCTCCTGACGGACGGTCAGGACAACCCGGCCAAGCAATTCGCGGAGACATCGCCCGATCCGGTGGAGGCGGCGCGGGTCGCCGCGACGTTGGGCATTCGGATTTACACCATCGGGGCAGCGGGCAACGCTCCGCAGCGGCGCGGCCTGTTCATGCGTGCCGCCGAGGTTGACGAGGTAACGCTGCAACGAATCGCCGATGCGACGGGCGGCAAGTATTTCCGTGCCACCGATACGGAGTCGCTGGTGACCATCTACGACGAAATCGATCGGCTGGAACGCGTCCAGACCGGGGAGCGTGTGTACCAGGACGACGTATTCGCCGCGAACGTCGCCATGTTGACCGGGTTATCGCTGTTGCTGCTTGAATTGCTCCTGAGCCAAACGCGCTTTCGAAGACTGCCATGAAACGGACGGGACTCTATCCTTTTTGGACCTGGGTTTTCTGGGCGCTCGGGTTGCCGCTGCTGCTGATGGCGCTGGCCATTGTGGTCGTTGCGTCGACAGACCTGGGGAATGTGCCGTTCGATCATCCCGGTCTGTGGTGGCTGGGTGGCGCCGTTCCGCTTGGTTCTCTGCTCGTTCTTTTCGGGGTGTATCGGCGCGCCCGGGCCCTGAGGCGCTTCAGCCAGGCCGAGTTGGCGGAACTGCTTGCGGCACGGGTCAGCCCCGGACGCCAGGCCGTGCGGGCGGGTCTGTTTCTCACGGCCTTGCTGCTGTTGGTTGCGGCGATACTGGGGCCGCGTTGGGGAGAGTCCGTTGAGAAGCGCCAGGTACACGGGGTCGATATTGTTGTGGCGCTCGATCTGTCCCGCTCCATGCTCGCAGAAGATCTGAGTCCGAATCGCCTCGAATATGCACGACAGGCGATTCGTCAGCAATTGACGGAGCGTCCGATCTTTCGAAGGGCGAATCGACTGGCCCTGGTGGTCTTTGCCGGTACGGCGTCGCTGCGGATTCCGCTGACGACCGATCACCTGGCGTTTCGGGAGAAGCTCGAACAGGTTCGCTACGGGGACGTGCCTCGAGGTGGGACTGATATTACCACGGCGATCACGGCCGCGCAAGACCTGTTCCGTGCTTCGCCGCCGGAGGCGACGCGCGCCATTCTGCTGTTCACCGATGGAGAGGATCACGAGGGCGATGCGGTTGCCGCCGCCAAGGCCGCGTACGACGACGACGGCATTCGGGTATTCACCGTGGGTATTGGCGATCCGGCATCCGTCTCGGGGGCGCAAGTGCCGGCGCAGCCGGGAGCATCGTCCAAGCCCCTGTTGTACGACGGCCAGATCGTGTTCTCGAAACTCGACGTGGACGGTCTGCGCAGAATTGCTTCGGCGGGCGGGGGGGACTACGCACCCGTACAGGGGCTTTACCGACTGGTCAGCGAGATCGCCAACCTCTGGACCGCGCAACTTTCCACGGAGGAGCGCCGCATCCATCTCCCGCGGTACCAGTATTTCCTGTCAGCAGCCATGTTGCTCCTGGTGATCGAGGCGTTCATGGCCGACCATCGCCGGGGTCGTGCGCCTTTGCCCCGACGATCCTGGATGCAGGAGGGTACGGCATGACCCTTCGAATGGCTTTGATCAGCTTGATTCTGCCGGCTCTTGGAGCGGGCGCGGCGGTCGCTCAGCCGGGGCCTGCCGCCTCGCCGGGCAGCGTGTCGGTGCCATCGGGTCCTGAAGCAACGGGTTCAACAACTTCCGGCGGCGTTGGCGCACTGCCGCCCCCCGATGAACTGACTGCTCGGGAGGCCGTTCGCCAAGGCAACCAGTTGCTCAAGAAGGGCGAGGCCCCTCAGGCGCTCGAATACTACGATCGTGCCGGGGAATTGGAGCCAGATGCTCCGCAGGTGCCTTTCGTGAAAGGGCTGGGATATTACGCTGAGGGCGATTACGAAGACGCCAGGCAGCAATT
The window above is part of the Phycisphaerae bacterium genome. Proteins encoded here:
- a CDS encoding VWA domain-containing protein; this translates as MIEFLQDRFAPGPLFAWLCVGFLVAIPLIWLRARWLRTRATMRYSGTPFLRTIGSTWITRLRSLPLLLRTLAIVALVVALARPQAGGEYRATREGIAIQMVLDVSGSMATEDFVIDQRRVRRLDAVKRVFEDFVLGRGPLPGRENDLIGMTTFAMYADTRCPLTLDHGSLIDLLHATEIPGWVNGRQVRDDPEAENTALGDAIVKATDDLRRAGELAAAGVPGAEPAKSRIMILLTDGQDNPAKQFAETSPDPVEAARVAATLGIRIYTIGAAGNAPQRRGLFMRAAEVDEVTLQRIADATGGKYFRATDTESLVTIYDEIDRLERVQTGERVYQDDVFAANVAMLTGLSLLLLELLLSQTRFRRLP
- a CDS encoding VWA domain-containing protein — translated: MKRTGLYPFWTWVFWALGLPLLLMALAIVVVASTDLGNVPFDHPGLWWLGGAVPLGSLLVLFGVYRRARALRRFSQAELAELLAARVSPGRQAVRAGLFLTALLLLVAAILGPRWGESVEKRQVHGVDIVVALDLSRSMLAEDLSPNRLEYARQAIRQQLTERPIFRRANRLALVVFAGTASLRIPLTTDHLAFREKLEQVRYGDVPRGGTDITTAITAAQDLFRASPPEATRAILLFTDGEDHEGDAVAAAKAAYDDDGIRVFTVGIGDPASVSGAQVPAQPGASSKPLLYDGQIVFSKLDVDGLRRIASAGGGDYAPVQGLYRLVSEIANLWTAQLSTEERRIHLPRYQYFLSAAMLLLVIEAFMADHRRGRAPLPRRSWMQEGTA